In one window of Arachis ipaensis cultivar K30076 chromosome B06, Araip1.1, whole genome shotgun sequence DNA:
- the LOC110263754 gene encoding uncharacterized protein LOC110263754, giving the protein MARFCDMPKDWMDLPRYSEEYINGVISFIKFANSEGEPDGQQIQCPCKRCCNIEWYRRYVVFDHLVADGFVKGYRTWINHGEWTISMVVDDDTDDEEGAHDDIEGLRNDAFGDHAEGVTVGQNEEAKKFYNLIDGASQELYPGCRKFFTLSFTIRLYLLKCLHGWSNASFTSLLELMKEAMPDINIPPSFHKTKAMIRDLGLDYKKSMLILMIASFIGKN; this is encoded by the exons ATGGCAAG GTTTTGTGATATGCCGAAGGATTGGATGGATCTACCGAGGTATAGCGAAGAGTATATCAATGGTGTTATTAGTTTCATAAAGTTTGCAAACTCTGAGGGAGAACCGGACGGACAACAAATTCAATGTCCTTGTAAGAGGTGTTGTAACATTGAGTGGTATAGAAGATATGTGGTATTTGACCATTTAGTAGCCGATGGATTTGTTAAGGGATATAGAACATGGATTAATCATGGGGAATGGACAATCTCGATGGTGGTTGATGATGACACAGATGATGAAGAAGGTGCACACGATGACATCGAAGGACTGCGTAATGATGCATTTGGAGATCATGCTGAGGGTGTTACTGTAGGTCAAAATGAAGAGGCTAAAAAGTTTTATAATTTAATAGATGGGGCAAGTCAAGAGTTATACCCGGGCTGCAGGAAATTTTTTACATTATCTTTTACTATCCGCCTGTACTTGTTAAAGTGTTTGCACGGTTGGAGCAATGCCTCCTTCACTTCCCTTCTTGAGCTAATGAAAGAGGCAATGCCTGACATTAACATACCTCCATCTTTTCATAAGACGAAGGCTATGATAAGAGATTTAGGTCTGGATTATAAAAAATCGATGCTTATCCTAATGATTGCCTCCTTTATAGGAAAGAACTAA